Proteins from a genomic interval of Danio rerio strain Tuebingen ecotype United States chromosome 4, GRCz12tu, whole genome shotgun sequence:
- the def6c gene encoding uncharacterized protein def6c isoform X2, whose product MPYLNKYILAKVIDGTFNKEIFDELCWTMSSKKNCKPSVQQGLCSQRDCFKLFCLFNLLSEDRYPLVIIQPELEYLLKKISSAMSLEWDSTLLEELLSKNVDLQDGVSVWEFLEHLSAGQLLHVESKEAFSLAVDEVFMEMYHSIIKKGYLVKKGHVRRNWQERWFVLKPGSLIYYVAEDQKEKKGEILLEESSVVESVPDKEGRRCLFCVKTSVRTYEMSASNLKQRVDWMQAIQMAFRLRAEGKSSLHQDLKLSRRKQRETLQRSQSNQSTHNESSAVEASQHSAPEQQGETESLEQHIESIIQKQREVEAKCKEEEKQEHEKQQAIQRDLEKQLEEAKEANEKMTMTLTEMEKEVQQHKKRINELELTQVKLEEALNTQIHARLEEDRARQELERQLAEEQKKLADLLLLQQQMQTASVRVQVEPQINDDTSVEAAPISQHAEESSQQNTVEPLISETTFASTPPNVQQPEESHQYTTERELENQSSTQMMKHWKIQLNRLMKPIAPGDKAEHLPVKSGCPRKGHALTSTEFISKVQTGTASPPQQQEE is encoded by the exons ATGCCCTACCTCAACAAATACATTTTGGCAAAG GTCATTGATGGGACATTTAATAAGGAAATATTTGATGAGCTGTGCTGGACAATGTCTTCAAAGAAGAACTGCAAACCTAGCGTTCAGCAGGGTCTGTGTTCACAGAGAGACTGTTTTAAACTCTTCTGCCTGTTCAACCTACTCTCTGAAGACCGTTACCCATTAGTCATTATTCAACCGGAG TTGGAGTACCTGCTGAAGAAAATCTCCAGTGCAATGAGCTTGGAGTGGGACAGCACATTACTGGAGGAACTTTTGTCAAAGAATGTTGATCTTCAGGATGGCGTGTCAGTGTGGGAGTTTTTGGAGCATTTGAGCGCAGGCCAGCTTTTGCACGTCGAGAGCAAAGAGGCCTTCAGTCTCGCTGTGGACGAAGTTTTCATGGAAATGTACCACAGCATCATCAAAAAG GGTTACCTGGTAAAGAAGGGGCATGTTCGCAGGAACTGGCAGGAGCGGTGGTTTGTTTTGAAGCCCGGCAGCCTCATATATTATGTTGCCGAAGACCAGAAAGAGAAGAAAGGAGAAATCCTGCTAGAGGAGAGCAGTGTAGTGGAG AGTGTTCCTGATAAAGAAGGCCGAAGATGCCTGTTTTGTGTGAAAACTTCAGTGAGGACCTATGAAATGAGTGCTTCAAACCTAAAGCAGAGAGTAGACTGGATGCAAG CTATTCAGATGGCTTTCAGGTTAAGGGCTGAGGGTAAGAGCTCTCTACATCAGGACCTGAAACTGAGCAGACGCAAGCAGAGAGAAACCCTTCAGAGAAGCCAGAGCAACCAGAGCACTCACAATGAGTCCAGTGCAGTGGAGGCGTCGCAACACTCTGCTCCAGAACAGCAGGGGGAGACAGAGAGCTTAGAGCAGCACATAGAGAGCATTATTCAG AAACAGAGGGAGGTGGAGGCAAAGTGTAAAGAGGAAGAGAAGCAAGAGCATGAGAAACAGCAGGCCATACAGAGAGATCTGGAGAAGCAGCTTGAAGAAGCTAAAGAG GCTAATGAAAAGATGACAATGACGTTGACTGAGATGGAGAAGGAAGTGCAGCAGCACAAGAAGAGAATCAATGAATTGGAGCTCACACAGGTTAAACTGGAGGAGGCGCTCAACACCCAGATTCACGCACGCTTAGAAGAGGACAGAGCCCGACAGGAGCTGGAGAG GCAGCTTGCAGAGGAGCAGAAGAAACTTGCAGATCTTCTCCTTCTTCAGCAGCAGATGCAAACGGCTTCTGTTAGGGTGCAAGTAGAGCCACAGATAAATGATGATACTTCAGTTGAAGCAGCTCCCATCAGTCAACATGCAGAGGAGAGCAGTCAACAAAACACTGTG GAGCCTCTTATTTCTGAAACGACTTTCGCTTCAACACCACCAAACGTCCAGCAACCAGAGGAGAGCCACCAGTACACCACAGAg AGAGAATTGGAGAATCAGTCTTCAACTCAAATGATGAAACACTGGAAAATACAGCTAAACCGCCTGATGAAGCCTATCGCACCAGGAG ACAAAGCGGAGCATTTGCCGGTAAAGAGCGGTTGTCCCAGAAAAGGCCATGCCCTCACCAGCACAGAGTTCATAAGCAAGGTTCAAACGGGCACCGCGTCACCACCACAACAACAGGAAGAATAG
- the def6c gene encoding differentially expressed in FDCP 6 homolog isoform X1, producing MDLKSELLKSVWYAFTSLDVEQSGKVSKSQLKVLSHNLYTVLNIPHDPVALEEHFKDNNNGPVSSHGYMPYLNKYILAKVIDGTFNKEIFDELCWTMSSKKNCKPSVQQGLCSQRDCFKLFCLFNLLSEDRYPLVIIQPELEYLLKKISSAMSLEWDSTLLEELLSKNVDLQDGVSVWEFLEHLSAGQLLHVESKEAFSLAVDEVFMEMYHSIIKKGYLVKKGHVRRNWQERWFVLKPGSLIYYVAEDQKEKKGEILLEESSVVESVPDKEGRRCLFCVKTSVRTYEMSASNLKQRVDWMQAIQMAFRLRAEGKSSLHQDLKLSRRKQRETLQRSQSNQSTHNESSAVEASQHSAPEQQGETESLEQHIESIIQKQREVEAKCKEEEKQEHEKQQAIQRDLEKQLEEAKEANEKMTMTLTEMEKEVQQHKKRINELELTQVKLEEALNTQIHARLEEDRARQELERQLAEEQKKLADLLLLQQQMQTASVRVQVEPQINDDTSVEAAPISQHAEESSQQNTVEPLISETTFASTPPNVQQPEESHQYTTERELENQSSTQMMKHWKIQLNRLMKPIAPGDKAEHLPVKSGCPRKGHALTSTEFISKVQTGTASPPQQQEE from the exons ATGGATCTAAAAAGCGAGTTGCTGAAGTCTGTCTGGTACGCGTTCACGTCTCTAGATGTGGAGCAGAGCGGAAAAGTTTCCAAGTCGCAACTGAAG GTCCTGTCGCACAATCTTTATACAGTGCTAAATATTCCTCATGATCCTGTGGCGTTAGAAGAGCACTTTAAGGACAATAACAATGGGCCCGTGTCCAGCCATGGCTACATGCCCTACCTCAACAAATACATTTTGGCAAAG GTCATTGATGGGACATTTAATAAGGAAATATTTGATGAGCTGTGCTGGACAATGTCTTCAAAGAAGAACTGCAAACCTAGCGTTCAGCAGGGTCTGTGTTCACAGAGAGACTGTTTTAAACTCTTCTGCCTGTTCAACCTACTCTCTGAAGACCGTTACCCATTAGTCATTATTCAACCGGAG TTGGAGTACCTGCTGAAGAAAATCTCCAGTGCAATGAGCTTGGAGTGGGACAGCACATTACTGGAGGAACTTTTGTCAAAGAATGTTGATCTTCAGGATGGCGTGTCAGTGTGGGAGTTTTTGGAGCATTTGAGCGCAGGCCAGCTTTTGCACGTCGAGAGCAAAGAGGCCTTCAGTCTCGCTGTGGACGAAGTTTTCATGGAAATGTACCACAGCATCATCAAAAAG GGTTACCTGGTAAAGAAGGGGCATGTTCGCAGGAACTGGCAGGAGCGGTGGTTTGTTTTGAAGCCCGGCAGCCTCATATATTATGTTGCCGAAGACCAGAAAGAGAAGAAAGGAGAAATCCTGCTAGAGGAGAGCAGTGTAGTGGAG AGTGTTCCTGATAAAGAAGGCCGAAGATGCCTGTTTTGTGTGAAAACTTCAGTGAGGACCTATGAAATGAGTGCTTCAAACCTAAAGCAGAGAGTAGACTGGATGCAAG CTATTCAGATGGCTTTCAGGTTAAGGGCTGAGGGTAAGAGCTCTCTACATCAGGACCTGAAACTGAGCAGACGCAAGCAGAGAGAAACCCTTCAGAGAAGCCAGAGCAACCAGAGCACTCACAATGAGTCCAGTGCAGTGGAGGCGTCGCAACACTCTGCTCCAGAACAGCAGGGGGAGACAGAGAGCTTAGAGCAGCACATAGAGAGCATTATTCAG AAACAGAGGGAGGTGGAGGCAAAGTGTAAAGAGGAAGAGAAGCAAGAGCATGAGAAACAGCAGGCCATACAGAGAGATCTGGAGAAGCAGCTTGAAGAAGCTAAAGAG GCTAATGAAAAGATGACAATGACGTTGACTGAGATGGAGAAGGAAGTGCAGCAGCACAAGAAGAGAATCAATGAATTGGAGCTCACACAGGTTAAACTGGAGGAGGCGCTCAACACCCAGATTCACGCACGCTTAGAAGAGGACAGAGCCCGACAGGAGCTGGAGAG GCAGCTTGCAGAGGAGCAGAAGAAACTTGCAGATCTTCTCCTTCTTCAGCAGCAGATGCAAACGGCTTCTGTTAGGGTGCAAGTAGAGCCACAGATAAATGATGATACTTCAGTTGAAGCAGCTCCCATCAGTCAACATGCAGAGGAGAGCAGTCAACAAAACACTGTG GAGCCTCTTATTTCTGAAACGACTTTCGCTTCAACACCACCAAACGTCCAGCAACCAGAGGAGAGCCACCAGTACACCACAGAg AGAGAATTGGAGAATCAGTCTTCAACTCAAATGATGAAACACTGGAAAATACAGCTAAACCGCCTGATGAAGCCTATCGCACCAGGAG ACAAAGCGGAGCATTTGCCGGTAAAGAGCGGTTGTCCCAGAAAAGGCCATGCCCTCACCAGCACAGAGTTCATAAGCAAGGTTCAAACGGGCACCGCGTCACCACCACAACAACAGGAAGAATAG